The following is a genomic window from Dryobates pubescens isolate bDryPub1 chromosome 29, bDryPub1.pri, whole genome shotgun sequence.
AGCCACAGGGGCCCTCTGGAAGAGCTTCTGCTTGGCAGGTCTTGGAAAGGCCTCCTGGGAGGTGATGGGACAGAAGTTTTGTCCCCCAGGTgtgggtgctggcagcacaTGCACTCAGCAGTGGATGGTTCCCCTcttccctgcctgggctctgcccttcttccccaggtgcagctgcactgggggcagctcttccctctccccttcaaccgtggagctggcagcacttgTGCACATCAGCTCCACTGGGCCCTGGGGGGTGAAGAGcatcagctcaggctctgctgcatgcCCAGAACTCcttgccctgggcaggagctgattGTGTAGCACCAGctggactctgtgtgtgtgcagtgaaTAAACAGACCATGCTACCTCTGCAAAGAGCCACTGTGATTTCTCAGCCTCTCAGTGctgtaggggggaaaaaaaaacccttcagacTTCCTCTACTGAAGGAAGATCACTCAGAGAATGCTCCTGCAGGACCTGAAGAGCCCAACCTCATCTCCTCTTTGGGCATTTCCTcctgaggctgagccctgggaagCTCAATTCATCTTGGTCATTTtgtttctccccccaccccccttcagGAAACCAAAACCATTTCCCTGTCTTCAGGGAAGGCTCTCAGTGAACTGAAGAAATCAAGACCTGGTCCAGAGCCATGTGAGCAAGAGAATGCTCTagcccagggctgccagagAGCCTGACCTTCAGGAGGTCAGTGGAAAAGAGAGGCTCCTGAGACCTCTCCTCCTCAGGCCCTGCTGAGAAGCAGCCTGGTTCCAGCCAGGGCTGAACAGCTTTCTGGAAATGGTTCTCAGCTGCAGAGGTCAAATCTGCTGGGGAATTTCCCCTGTGGTTTTGGCCCaagtctcttcctctctcccagcctgctttAGATGgatcccctgctgcagctcatcttCCCTTAGgtgcttctctcctctcctgctgcaggggatctgcagagcagctggcctccctggggagctggggcagctctgccaggctagCCCAGGACACAAACATCTCCAGCAGCCCTTGGAGTGCCAGCTGCATGTCAGGAGGTTGGAGAaatcagctcccagctcagcctttgTCGTGCTGCCCTTTCTGGGAGGAgttgggttggatgtgatgctctgcaaggcctttggttccacctcctgcagctgtgttttACCTTGGGCTAGGCTCTAAAAAGAAATGTAAGGAGTTTCTTAATCTTGCAGAGCAACCAGAAAATCATTTgtcatagaatgatctgggttggaagggaccttgaaggccatctagttccaacagggacacctcccactggagcaggttgctcgaGGCCCCAGCCAAGCTGGCCAGGACCCCTTCCAGGGAGGGGCTTTGCTGCTAACTATGCACTTGGAGTCTCaaagggatggagctgggaggctccacacacagcagtgatggagatgcagcctccttcctctctgggGATGAGTAAAACCCTGTGGTGGGAAGGACCCCCCCTGAGCAGAAGGTGTTGTGAGTGTCCCCCCCTGTCCCTCCTGCAGGGGATCACTTGCACTGCAGCTGAATGTTTGTTCCTCTTGGTTGTTTTCTCCTGGGTTTTCTTTGTCagctgcacttggtcttgttccTTAGGCTCCTTGTGTAATTGTGTGGGTGTAGAGCAATAAAACCTGGCAGTTTTTTGTACCCTGTACCTGGCTCTGCCTCTTTCACGGTCCTTAAGCACACCAGACCCACCTGGGAAGCTTCAGGCTCTTGTGGCCCCCTTGCCacagtcctgctctgcttctcccaTCCCACCCTTCACTGCAAAGCTTCACTCAGCAGCTTGAGCCTGGAGGCAGAACTGCTTTATTcttgcagctgggtgctggactGTGGCCACAACGGtcacagctgccagccctggccaagccctcaggctcctgggctgctttgGTGGCTGCTGAGCAAGGGATGCTCGTGGTCTGTCTCTGGCCTGCAGCCACACTTCTGTATTTACCAGGACATCTTtatctccagcctggcactggctccctgctcccacaccTCCCCTGCACACATTCCCCACAGAGCAAGAGGGAGTGCTGGGTGGAGAAGGTACAGCTCCAGCTGGCAATATCCAAAGTGAGAAGATCATtgccacctctgcccctgcctctgcagagagctCCAGTGGGCAGCCCCAgtgggcagctccagctgcaccagtgtcccctggctgccctggagcgtgtggcctgccctggtgGTGGCTTTCTACCTCATGAAGGACCTGCGGCCAGTCCTGAAGAAGGACTCAATCTGCTCCAGGGAGCTGCCTTTGGTttctggcacacagcagcctgtgaaGAGGATGTTCCCAGCACAGATGAGAGCAAAGAAGAGGAAGGGCACTTCCAAGCCAAAGCTGTCCTGCAAAGTGGCACAGAAAGCAGCCATGAGAGGAGGtctgaggaggagctgctgggcgcTGTGCCGGGGCTGTACCCACCACGACTCGGAGGAAGAACTGGGTGAGGGTGAAGGCTGTCAGCCAGCTCACCACAACACACAGGCCTGAGGCCACCCCACGAGCTTTCAGAGGGAGGATCTCGGACATCAGCAGCCAGGTGATGGGGCCCCAGCCCATGGCATaacctgcaggaggaggagggctatGGTGAGGCTTTGAAGCCCTCAGAGGAGTGAGGAGCCCCTGTGCAATGCTGTCCTGCTCCCCCACCAGCCACCATTCCCTCCTGTTCATGCTCTCAGGTCCTCAAAGTGACTCAGTCTTCAGAGTGCCAAGTCCTCAGGCAGTCCCCAGAGTGACCTCAGCTGCCACCTTTCCTGCTCTTCCAGGgacagctgcctgccctccacCCCCAGGCCTGGACTCCCTGCTCCATACCACCCTCCTGCAACTGAGAAACAtggcccccccccagccctgtgctgagggtgctgggctcCCTCTCTGCACCTACCCATTATGAAGAGCatggtggccaggagggggatgAGGGTGATGTAGTTTGTTggctcagcaggcagcctggcagagctgcccagggtctCGTTGGCCACGGTGCCGTTCAGAGCAGCTGGCTCGAAGTGGACATAGAGCCCCATGGTCAGGTTGGAGATCAGCATGACCCCAGCTGTGGAGagatgcagcagcccaggggggcTGATGGGTGAGTGGTCCCCTTGGGGGACCCATCCCCTGGGGATGGGTGAGTGGTCCCCTCTCTGGCAGGGACTGAGCCCCCCGAACATCTCTGCTCAGGAGCTGAGCCACCACCAAAGGAGAGAGAGCTCCTCTAGTCCCTGCCTGTGTGGCTGAAGTTTCCACTCCTGCCTGCTTGCAGGGCTCCTGGGAAGCCTCAGGCCAGAGCTTCCCCTCCAGGGCAGCGTGGAGGGACTCACCTGACACAAAGAGGAGGATCTTCCTCCCAGCTTTGTCCATGGAGGCAGCAGCGACAGCCaccgagaagagcctgaccaAGCCAACCAGAGCCGCATCatactctgctctctgcagggacaGAAGCAGTGGGGAAGCTGAGATGGGAgagccagggacagggcaggttcctgcaggtgctgctttgatgctggctgctgcccttgcccagttctcctcctgcaggcagaggccagaggagggcagggaggcggTGGGGCCGGCCCTGCTCCCcatcctccctcagccttctgctgccaAGTGCCTTGAAAGAGACTTCCCCAGCTGGGGtcttggagctgcagagggctgggagccttgtgctccatccctggagccaggccaggccaagcacagcccaagccccagggctcaccaGGATGACAGAGGTCTTCTTGAATATGGGCTGCAGGTACACGAGGATGCAGGTGACAccggagagctgctgcaggaacctCATGCCCACTGCTATCAGGATGGGCTTGTAGATGAAGGGGTCCTtgatctcagcacaggaaacccTCTGGCTCTGGAGGGGACAAAGCCAGACAGCCAAGGTGGTTACCACCTCGGGGGGAGGCACAGGATCCTGCAATTGtcctgcttggaagagacctttcagatccctGAGCCAAAGCTTCCTCTTGAGCCCACCCTGGGCATtcagccctgtccccaagtgccctgTCCACGCCACCACAGCACCCAGAAGGTGGCTCAGGGGCTGCCtgttctggggctgcctgctggaggctgggttctgcaggctgcccctgctggagctgagcctcCTCACCTGCTTCCTCACACTGTCCTTGATCTGCTCGTACTCCCGGCCGTAGTCTGTGTGCCTGCCCCgcagccagcacagggaccTCAGGGCCTCTCCCTCCTTGCCCTGGGAGAGCAGGAACCGAGGTGAGCTGGGCATGAAGCACAGCAGGATGGTCATGATGAGCACaggcacctcccctgccacggCCAGCCAGCGCCAGTCCAGCAccagtcctgcagcagagcagcacagtcagGAGCAGAAAGCACTCAGGGGAGGGTCCTGCCCTGGTCtgcacctgggcacccccaaaCTGTGGTTGAATAAAGAGAATGGGggcaaaaaaagagtaaaactgGAGAGACTTGGCATGCTTTTGTCTCAGCAGAGAAGCATTTTCAGCTGGGCAGTTTGGGCAAgttccagcccagccaggccacagctgcagcaagagcccagtgctggggtccccagttcaagagagacagggagagagtccagaggaggctacagagatgctgggggggggggagaggggaggggggctggagcatctctgtgaggaggaaaggctgagatgaaagctcagcaggagccaggtctgctgccagccacggggccaggggggttgtggattcATCCctctgagcacacacacacacacaggggtgGGCTGTGCGTGGGTgatcctctccagctccccttTGCCCACCCGTGGGGGTGGGGAGCTGGCTGCAAGGGGCAGGGATCCACCAGctgggtgaggaagaggagaggtctTGGGGAGATACTTGCCCAGTGCATAGAGGAtgagggagcccagcactgccatgagCTGGGGACAAGCCCCCAGCATGCCTCTGACCCCAGGGTGGGAGATCTCAGAGATGTAGACctggagcaggaccacagacactcagcagagctgcagcccccagccagccccaccgCAGCCATCCCCACCGCAGCCTGGCCTCTGCCACCTGGCAGACGTCCACCAGGGCCAGGGGAAACCCAAACTGCCCTTTGTGGTGGGAGCCTGgctggccctggcagggggagaggacaGCCTTGCAGGCACCACTGCCTCACcctggggggaggagaggaagctctgcagcagcacagaggctccCAGCACCGTGAAGCCATGCCCCAGGGTTACTCAATTCTTGCCTTCCCCTCTGCGTGCAACGTGAGGTCAGTGTTTGGTAAACACAGGAGGAAATagctgctggtgggagcagggcaggcgtGGGGAACCTGCCTTCCCttttctgcacagctccctcctccagccccccagctgcagccctggagctctgcctgctgcctccagaaagCACCGAggtcatagaatgcattgggttggaagggacccctcaAAGGTCAGcctagaatcctggaatgggttggatgggaagagaccttcaagctcatccagttccaaccccctgccacgggcagggacacctcccaccagcccagcttgctcaaggcctcatcctgcccggccctgagcacctccagggagggggcagccacatcctccctgggctgcctgtcccagtgtctccccaccctccctggaaagagttccttcctcatgtccagtttcAGTCCCCCTTGCTCCGGTTTCGACCCTCTCCCCCCAGGACCCTTAtgaaagtccctgcccagctctcctcaggCGCTGGAGGGCTGCTGTGAGCTCTCCCCGGAGCCTCCCCTTGCCCAGCCTGACCCGCAGCCCCGTCCCACCGCGCAGCCCCGCAGCGGGCTCCCCGCGCCGCGCATTACCGGGATGGAGGCGGAGGTGACGCCGCCGGCGTAGCCGGTCAGGATGcgacccagcagcagcatggggaaGCCCTGGGcgccagccagcagggccagccccagggccgAGGGCACTGCCGAGAACATGATGCTCAGCCTGCGGCCCAGGAGGTCGTTGAGCAGCATGGTGCTGAGCCCCCCCGCCGCGGCTCCCAACGTGAACACCGACTGCGGGGACACAAGCAGAGGGCTCTCGATGGGGCCGGGCTCCCCCTgcgtgccccctccccagctccgcGCCCCGCTCCTGGCGGGGAGAACACCGCAGCTCCTTACCCCAAACCAGGATGCTGTGTGCTGGTCCAGCCTGAGGGCCGGGTCGGGGTGAGCCTCCAGCGCAGGGATCACAGGGGAGGGATAAACCAGGGCGAAGCCGAAGCTGAAGTTCCCCAGGACCGCGGCAAAGACGGCCAGGTAGAGCCTCTCGTTGTGGaggctcctgagggaggggTGGCGTGAGAAGGACGTCCTGGGTTCACTTATCTCCCCCGGCAgaagctgtggctctgccttgCGGCTTCCTCCAGCCCTCGCCGAGGTTCCTGCGACACCCCCGGGGGGACTCGCCCAGGGAATGGCCCTGCGCAGCCCCACGCTGGGGGGGAGGCTTCTGCAAgcggagcagcagctgctcctcagtgtggggggcagagaggctttCCCCTCGGGCACCACCGAGGTTTTCCCTCCGTGCTGGGCGGGTTTCAGTGGGCTCAGCCgggaaaagcagaagctgcagctggggggcaccGTGGACCCAGGCAGCTTgccctggaggagcagggagtgggTTCCTCTCATGCAACCAGGGAGTTGGtctggttggaaaacacctttcagaccatccagtctgagcctgagcccagcactgccaggacaccactgacccatggccctcagcaccacacctccacagctctgaagcccctccagggctttggactccagcactgccctgggcagcctgggccaggccttgacaacccttttgggcaAGGAGtttttctcctaatgtccaacctaaagccctcctgctgcaacttgagaccatttccttgTGCCttgggaccaacccccacctccctccatcCTGCCTTCAgggagccagagcaggcaggtcaAGGTCCCCATGCCCACCAGCAGGACCCTAATGCCTCTGTGAGAGCTGAATGCCCCAAAGCAGTcccacctgcagctctcccagggggactccccccaccctgggcaggatGAAACCCCACCTGAAGGCAACTCAGCAACGACAGCAGCACGAAGAGCTCTccctggcacttggggatgtggtttgatggccatggtggtgttgggctgatgatcttagagcccttttccaaccaaaccagctccctggctgcacCAATGCCTCCCAGGACAGGGAGAGCCAACCCCAGCCCTCACCTCAGGTACTCCTTGTCGAGCCTCTTGctggtgctgcctggg
Proteins encoded in this region:
- the SLC2A6 gene encoding solute carrier family 2, facilitated glucose transporter member 6, whose protein sequence is MEPSAREPLVRTGSSSYQTFPGSTSKRLDKEYLRSLHNERLYLAVFAAVLGNFSFGFALVYPSPVIPALEAHPDPALRLDQHTASWFGSVFTLGAAAGGLSTMLLNDLLGRRLSIMFSAVPSALGLALLAGAQGFPMLLLGRILTGYAGGVTSASIPVYISEISHPGVRGMLGACPQLMAVLGSLILYALGLVLDWRWLAVAGEVPVLIMTILLCFMPSSPRFLLSQGKEGEALRSLCWLRGRHTDYGREYEQIKDSVRKQSQRVSCAEIKDPFIYKPILIAVGMRFLQQLSGVTCILVYLQPIFKKTSVILRAEYDAALVGLVRLFSVAVAAASMDKAGRKILLFVSAGVMLISNLTMGLYVHFEPAALNGTVANETLGSSARLPAEPTNYITLIPLLATMLFIMGYAMGWGPITWLLMSEILPLKARGVASGLCVVVSWLTAFTLTQFFLRVVDSFGLEVPFLFFALICAGNILFTGCCVPETKGSSLEQIESFFRTGRRSFMR